The Quercus robur chromosome 7, dhQueRobu3.1, whole genome shotgun sequence genome has a segment encoding these proteins:
- the LOC126692152 gene encoding signal recognition particle 54 kDa protein, chloroplastic has translation MEAVQFSTVASSRQFSAASHSHSFSSLTRGQNQARKPPSSKLWTGSTTNSTTSLSSRNLFSREVWGWVNSKSVTSVRRGDRRGLVVRAEMFGQLTSGLEAAWNKLKGEEVLTKENIVEPMRDIRRALLEADVSLPVVRRFVQAVSEQAVGVGLIRGVKPDQQLVKVVRDELVKLMGGEVSELVFAKSGPTVILLAGLQGVGKTTVCAKLAYYLKKQGKSCMLVAGDVYRPAAIDQLVILGEQVNVPVYAAGTEVKPSEIAKQGLEEAKKKNIDVVIMDTAGRLQIDKGMMDELKEVKRALNPTEVLLVVDAMTGQEAAALVTTFNLEIGITGAILTKLDGDSRGGAALSVKEVSGKPIKLVGRGERMEDLEPFYPDRMAGRILGMGDVLSFVEKAQEVMKQEDAEELQKKIMSAKFDFNDFLKQTRAVARMGSMTRVLGMIPGMGKVTPAQIREAEKSLKIMEGMIEAMTPEEREKPELLAESPVRRKRVAQESGKTEQQVNQLVAQLFQMRVRMKNLMGAMEGGSIPALSNLEEAIKSEQKAPPGTARRKRRSDSRKKFVDAASTRSSPRGFGAGN, from the exons ATGGAAGCGGTACAATTCTCGACGGTTGCTTCTTCCCGCCAATTCTCCGCAGCTTCTCATTCTCACTCGTTCTCCTCGCTGACCCGTGGCCAGAACCAAGCCAGAAAACCACCGAGCAGTAAGCTATGGACCGGTTCTACTACCAATTCCACCACCTCGCTCTCTTCCAGGAACTTGTTTTCC agAGAGGTATGGGGTTGGGTGAACTCCAAGAGTGTAACTAGTGTGAGAAGAGGAGATAGGCGTGGTCTGGTTGTAAGAGCTGAAATGTTTGGCCAACTCACAAGCGGTCTTGAGGCAGCCTGGAATAAGCTCAAAGGAGAAG AGGTTTTGACCAAGGAAAATATAGTGGAGCCAATGCGAGATATAAGGAGAGCTCTTTTGGAAGCAGAT GTAAGCCTTCCTGTTGTACGACGGTTTGTGCAAGCCGTCAGTGAGCAGGCTGTTGGCGTTGGACTGATTCGAGGAGTGAAACCGGATCAGCAACTGGTTAAG GTTGTACGTGATGAGCTTGTGAAATTGATGGGTGGGGAAGTATCTGAACTAGTTTTTGCAAAATCTGGTCCCACTGTAATATTATTGGCTGGTTTACAAGGAGTTGGGAAAACAACTGTTTGTGCAAAATTGGCTTATTATCTTAAGAAACAG GGCAAGAGTTGCATGCTGGTTGCTGGAGATGTGTACAGACCGGCTGCTATTGACCAACTTGTTATTTTGGGTGAACAG GTGAATGTGCCTGTTTATGCAGCAGGGACTGAGGTTAAACCTTCGGAAATAGCCAAGCAAGGTTTAGAAgaggcaaaaaagaaaaacatagatGTAGTAATAATGGATACTGCTGGAAGGCTTCAG ATAGACAAAGGAATGATGGATGAGCTGAAAGAAGTGAAGCGGGCATTGAATCCCACAGAAGTTTTGCTTGTTGTTGATGCAATGACTGGACAAGAAGCTGCAG CCTTAGTGACAACATTCAATCTAGAGATCGGAATTACAGGAGCCATTTTGACAAAGCTGGACGGGGATTCTAGAGGTGGAGCAGCTTTGAGTGTTAAAGAG GTATCAGGAAAGCCAATCAAGCTTGTAGGGCGGGGAGAACGTATGGAGGACCTTGAACCTTTCTACCCAGATCGCATGGCAGGACGTATCCTAGGAATGGGGGATGTCCTTTCCTTTGTGGAGAAGGCACAAGAAGTT ATGAAACAAGAAGATGCTGAAGAGCTGCAAAAGAAGATAATGAGTGCAAAGTTTGACTTCAATGATTTCCTAAAGCAAACTCGAGCTGTTGCACGTATGGGTTCCATGACTCGTGTTTTAGGAATGATCCCTGGTATGGGGAAG GTTACTCCTGCACAAATTCGAGAAGCGGAGAAGAGTTTAAAGATAATGGAAGGAATGATTGAAGCAATGACCCCTG aggagagagagaagccAGAATTGTTGGCAGAATCTCCTGTCAGGCGGAAAAGAGTTGCTCAAGAGTCTGGAAAAACAGAGCAGCAG GTGAACCAACTTGTTGCACAACTCTTCCAAATGCGTGTTCGTATGAAGAATTTGATGGGTGCAATGGAAGGTGGATCCATTCCTGCACTGAGCAATCTTGAGGAGGCGATAAAAAGTGAACAGAAG GCTCCTCCTGGTACTGCAAGGAGGAAGAGGAGATCGGACTCAAGGAAGAAGTTTGTAGATGCTGCCTCAACAAGGTCAAGTCCTCGTGGTTTTGGGGCAGGGAACTAA
- the LOC126692153 gene encoding putative pentatricopeptide repeat-containing protein At3g11460, mitochondrial, which translates to MIVQRSVISGTNKLLHLQTTKITSTSLTNPWNFRLRELAKQCEYTQALTLYLQMLRSGFSPNAFTFPFILKSCAALSLPISGSQLHCHVIKTGCDPDPFVQTSLISMYCRCYSIEYARKVFDENSESRKLTICYNALISGYTSNSRFYDGVLLFRKMREAGVSVDSVTMLGLVPVCTLPAHLSLGMCLHGCCVKVGLDSNVSVSNCLLTMYVKCGAVAYARALFNGMPEKGLITWNAMISGYAQNGLARHVLDLYHEMELTGIHPDPVTFLGVLSSCAYIGAHKVGCEIERQIHCRGFGSNPFLSNALINMYARCGNLGKAHAIFDHMPEKSVISWTAIIGGYGMHGHGEIAVQLFDEMIGTGIIPDKAVFVSVLSACSHAGLTDKGLDYFAAMERTYGLQPGLDHYSCMVDLLGRAGRLKEAKELIESMKLKPDAPIWGALLGACKIHKNVELAELAFNQVIELDPTNIGYYVLLSNIYCEAQNMEGVLKVRAMMRERKLKKEPGYSYVEYKGRVHLFLAGDRTHPQAKEIYGMLDELENLVKELVGSYKNDQERRNEEILSGMGVHSEKLAIAFGLLNTRPGTEIVVIKNLRICENCHLFIKLVSKIVDRQFVIRDATRFHHFRNGTCSCKDYW; encoded by the coding sequence ATGATCGTCCAACGGTCGGTAATCTCTGGCACAAACAAACTACTGCACCTCCaaaccaccaaaatcacaagCACAAGCTTAACCAACCCATGGAACTTTCGTCTAAGAGAATTAGCAAAGCAATGCGAATATACCCAAGCTCTCACTCTCTACCTCCAAATGCTCCGCTCTGGCTTCTCTCCCAATGCCTTCACTTTCCCTTTCATTCTCAAGTCATGTGCCGCTCTCTCCCTTCCAATCTCTGGCTCACAGCTCCATTGTCATGTCATCAAAACTGGGTGCGACCCCGATCCCTTTGTACAAACTTCTTTAATTTCAATGTACTGTAGATGCTATTCTATTGAATATGCACGCAAGGTGTTTGATGAAAATAGTGAATCGAGAAAGCTAACTATTTGTTACAATGCTTTGATATCTGGGTACACCTCAAATTCGAGATTTTATGATGGGGTTTTGTTGTTTCGTAAAATGAGGGAGGCGGGAGTGTCGGTTGATTCAGTTACAATGTTGGGGTTAGTACCCGTGTGTACACTTCCAGCACATTTGAGTCTTGGGATGTGTCTCCATGGTTGTTGTGTTAAGGTTGGCCTAGACAGTAATGTGTCTGTTTCAAATTGTTTGCTTACAATGTATGTTAAGTGTGGGGCAGTTGCTTATGCTCGAGCATTGTTTAATGGGATGCCTGAAAAGGGTTTGATTACTTGGAATGCAATGATTTCTGGGTATGCTCAAAATGGGCTTGCTCGTCATGTTTTGGACCTCTATCATGAGATGGAGTTGACTGGGATTCATCCTGACCCCGTGACGTTTCTCGGGGTCCTCTCATCTTGTGCCTACATTGGTGCTCATAAGGTTGGTTGTGAGATAGAAAGGCAGATACACTGTAGAGGGTTTGGTTCAAACCCATTTTTGAGTAATGCCCTGATTAATATGTACGCTAGGTGTGGTAATTTGGGAAAGGCTCATGCTATATTTGACCACATGCCTGAGAAAAGTGTAATTTCGTGGACGGCAATTATAGGTGGTTATGGAATGCATGGACATGGAGAAATTGCAGTACAGCTCTTTGATGAAATGATTGGGACTGGAATTATACCTGATAAAGCTGTTTTTGTAAGTGTATTGTCTGCGTGTAGTCATGCAGGATTGACCGATAAAGGCTTGGATTATTTTGCCGCAATGGAGAGAACATATGGGTTGCAGCCGGGTCTGGATCATTACTCTTGTATGGTGGATCTTCTAGGCCGGGCTGGACGACTCAAGGAAGCTAAGGAGCTCATTGAGTCAATGAAGTTAAAACCTGATGCCCCAATTTGGGGGGCCCTTTTGGGTGCCtgtaaaattcataaaaatgtTGAGCTAGCAGAGTTGGCTTTTAATCAGGTAATCGAGCTTGATCCTACGAATATCGGTTATTATGTGTtgttatcaaatatatattgtGAGGCACAGAATATGGAGGGAGTATTAAAGGTTCGAGCAATGATGAGGGAGCGGAAGCTCAAAAAGGAGCCTGGGTATAGCTATGTAGAATATAAAGGGAGAGTTCACCTTTTCTTGGCCGGGGATAGAACTCATCCACAGGCAAAGGAGATATATGGAATGTTAGATGAGTTGGAAAATTTAGTGAAGGAGCTTGTTGGGTCTTATAAGAATgatcaagaaagaagaaatgaagaaattttAAGTGGTATGGGTGTGCACAGTGAAAAGCTGGCAATTGCATTTGGACTCTTAAACACTAGGCCAGGGACAGAGATTGTTGTGATAAAGAACCTGAGGATCTGTGAAAATTGTCACTTGTTTATAAAGTTGGTTAGCAAAATTGTGGATCGTCAGTTTGTCATTAGAGATGCAACCCGCTTCCATCATTTCAGGAATGGAACCTGTTCTTGCAAAGATTATTGGTAA
- the LOC126692154 gene encoding U11/U12 small nuclear ribonucleoprotein 59 kDa protein has product MNPVPFQTVPPQWFPMLPPNPPTSSAFWESKNVHERLRELQDTLDLAKAMKKELEILMMIKDGKECVQDEDSGTNAIFIDRFKKILKDKRISLESQESLSVEAVNALMSKLRAQLEPFRVIVDEATPWEEKSAVVRLSNKIQKNKRNKLWRKRKRKRIAEMLTKEREQFEQADKEADEWRAREIAKDIAKRKVEKMKEVAKLKAKEERKKLESELEQVLIVEKLQELRSIRIQKLKKQGHFLPEEDDKFMDRVRAAVEEEERQAIAAADTDAARDAIASAEESRKTLLSQGLDSRDLSSDKDSNMESEDQIIETENNKGSTSVTMKESEPQALEGQGISGAYDSVANLPLEFYHYYHGSNTDMGTLIEVRRTWDAYIRPGGSRIPGHWVQPPPPADETWASYLVRSK; this is encoded by the exons ATGAATCCGGTACCATTTCAGACTGTGCCACCACAGTGGTTTCCGATGTTACCACCTAACCCGCCAACGTCAAGTGCTTTTTGGGAGTCTAAGAATGTACATGAACGGCTAAGAGAGCTACAAGATACTCTTGATCTTGCAAAAGCAAT GAAAAAAGAGCTAGAGATCTTGATGATGATTAAAGATGGTAAAGAATGTGTGCAAGATGAGGATTCTGGAACCAATGCCATTTTTATTGATaggttcaaaaaaattttgaaagataaGAGGATTAGTTTGGAATCCCAAGAGTCTCTCTCAGTGGAAGCTGTGAATGCTTTGATGTCAAAATTAAGAGCCCAGCTTGAACCATTCAGAGTGATCGTGGATGAAGCAACTCCTTGGGAGGAAAAGTCTGCAGTAGTTAGATTGTCTAATAAAATAcagaagaataaaagaaataaactttggagaaaaagaaagaggaaaagaattGCAGAAATGCTCACAAAG GAGCGTGAACAATTTGAACAAGCTGATAAAGAAGCTGATGAATGGAGGGCAAGGGAGATTGCCAAGGATATTGCAAAGCGGAAG GTAGAGAAGATGAAGGAAGTTGCGAAGCTTAAAGCAAAAGAGGAGAGAAAGAAGCTAGAATCTGAG CTTGAGCAGGTATTAATTGTGGAGAAGTTGCAAGAGTTACGTTCCATCAGGATCCAAAAATTGAAGAAACAAG gtCATTTTCTCCCTGAAGAGGATGACAAGTTTATGGACAGAGTTCGGGCTGccgttgaagaagaagagcgccAAGCAATTGCTGCAGCTGACACAGATGCTGCTAGGGATGCCATTGCAAGTGCGGAGGAGTCTAGGAAAACCCTCCTGAGTCAGGGACTTGACTCAAGAGATCTAAGCAGCGATAAAGACAGTAATATGGAAAGTGAAGACCAAATAATTGAGACTGAAAATAATAAAGGCTCTACTTCAGTCACTATGAAGGAATCTGAACCACAAGCATTAGAGGGACAAGGAATCAGTGGAGCTTATGACTCTGTggcaaatctaccgttagagtTCTATCATTATTATCATGGCAGTAACACTGATATGGGCACACTTATTGAG GTGAGAAGAACATGGGATGCATATATAAGACCAGGAGGAAG CCGCATACCAGGGCATTGGGTTCAGCCACCACCTCCAGCAGATGAGACATGGGCATCCTACCTGGTGAGGTCTAAATGA